A genome region from Streptomyces sp. S4.7 includes the following:
- a CDS encoding YebC/PmpR family DNA-binding transcriptional regulator has product MSGHSKWATTKHKKAVIDAKRGKLFAKLIKNIEVAARTGGADVDGNPTLFDAIQKAKKSSVPNKNIDSAVKRGAGLEAGGADYETIMYEGYGPNGVAVLIECLTDNRNRAASDVRVAMTRNGGSMADPGSVSYLFHRKGVVIVPKGELGEDDVLGAVLDAGAEEVNDLGESFEVLSEATDLVEVRTALQQAGIDYDSADTNFVPTMQVELDEDGARKIFKLIDALEDSDDVQNVFANFDVSDDVMEKVDA; this is encoded by the coding sequence ATGTCCGGCCACTCTAAATGGGCTACGACGAAGCACAAGAAGGCCGTGATCGATGCCAAGCGCGGCAAGCTCTTCGCGAAGCTGATCAAGAACATCGAGGTCGCCGCCCGCACCGGCGGCGCCGACGTCGACGGCAATCCGACCCTTTTCGACGCCATCCAGAAGGCGAAGAAGAGTTCGGTGCCGAACAAGAACATCGACTCGGCCGTCAAGCGCGGCGCCGGCCTGGAGGCCGGTGGCGCCGACTACGAGACGATCATGTACGAGGGCTACGGACCCAACGGTGTCGCCGTCCTCATCGAGTGCCTCACCGACAACCGCAACCGCGCCGCGTCCGACGTCCGCGTCGCGATGACCCGCAACGGCGGCTCGATGGCCGACCCCGGCTCCGTGTCCTACCTGTTCCACCGCAAGGGCGTCGTGATCGTCCCCAAGGGCGAGCTGGGCGAGGACGACGTCCTGGGCGCCGTCCTCGACGCGGGCGCCGAGGAGGTCAACGACCTCGGTGAGTCCTTCGAGGTGCTCAGCGAGGCCACCGACCTGGTCGAGGTCCGCACGGCGCTCCAGCAGGCCGGCATCGACTACGACTCGGCCGACACCAACTTCGTCCCGACCATGCAGGTCGAGCTGGACGAGGACGGCGCACGGAAGATCTTCAAGCTGATCGACGCGCTGGAGGACAGCGACGACGTGCAGAACGTCTTCGCCAACTTCGACGTCTCGGACGACGTCATGGAGAAGGTCGACGCCTGA
- the pdxT gene encoding pyridoxal 5'-phosphate synthase glutaminase subunit PdxT, producing MIGVLALQGDVREHLAALAAACAVPTTVRRPDELAAVDGLVIPGGESTTMSKLAVLFGMLEPLRERVRAGMPVYGTCAGLILLAEKILDPRSGQETVGGIDMIVRRNAFGRQNESFEAAVDVAGVGPVDGVFIRAPWVESVGAEVEVLAEHGGHVVAVRQGNALATAFHPELTGDHRLHGFFTEMVRSAG from the coding sequence CTGATCGGCGTCCTGGCCCTCCAGGGCGACGTACGGGAGCACCTGGCCGCCCTTGCGGCGGCCTGCGCGGTGCCCACGACCGTCCGGCGGCCGGACGAACTGGCCGCCGTCGACGGCCTGGTGATCCCCGGCGGGGAGTCCACGACCATGTCCAAACTTGCCGTCCTCTTCGGGATGCTGGAGCCGCTGCGCGAGCGCGTACGCGCCGGGATGCCGGTCTACGGCACCTGCGCCGGCCTGATCCTGCTCGCCGAGAAGATCCTCGACCCGCGCTCGGGTCAGGAGACGGTCGGCGGGATCGACATGATCGTCCGCAGGAACGCCTTCGGGCGGCAGAACGAGTCCTTCGAGGCGGCCGTCGACGTCGCGGGTGTGGGACCGGTGGACGGGGTCTTCATCCGGGCGCCGTGGGTCGAGTCCGTGGGCGCGGAGGTGGAGGTGCTCGCCGAGCACGGCGGGCATGTCGTCGCCGTACGGCAGGGCAACGCCCTCGCCACCGCGTTCCACCCCGAACTCACCGGCGACCACCGGCTGCACGGCTTCTTCACCGAGATGGTGCGCTCCGCGGGGTGA
- the pdxS gene encoding pyridoxal 5'-phosphate synthase lyase subunit PdxS, translating to MSSTLPTDSQTPETGTARVKRGMAEQLKGGVIMDVVTPEQAKIAEDAGAVAVMALERVPADIRKDGGVARMSDPDMIDGIIGAVSIPVMAKSRIGHFVEAQVLQSLGVDYIDESEVLTPADEVNHADKWAFTTPFVCGATNLGEALRRIAEGAAMIRSKGEAGTGNVVEAVRHLRQIKNEIARLRGYDNNELYAAAKELRAPYEIVEEVAVLGKLPVVLFSAGGVATPADAALMRQLGAEGVFVGSGIFKSGDPAKRAAAIVKATTFYDDPKIVADASRNLGEAMVGINIDTLPESEHYANRGW from the coding sequence GTGTCCAGCACGCTTCCCACCGACAGCCAGACCCCCGAGACCGGCACCGCGCGCGTCAAGCGCGGCATGGCCGAGCAGCTCAAGGGCGGCGTGATCATGGATGTCGTCACGCCCGAGCAGGCGAAGATCGCCGAGGACGCCGGAGCGGTCGCCGTGATGGCGCTGGAGCGCGTTCCCGCCGACATCCGTAAGGACGGCGGCGTCGCGCGGATGTCCGACCCCGACATGATCGACGGCATCATCGGGGCCGTCTCGATCCCGGTGATGGCCAAGTCCCGCATCGGCCACTTCGTCGAGGCCCAGGTCCTCCAGTCGCTCGGCGTCGACTACATCGACGAGTCCGAGGTGCTGACCCCCGCCGACGAGGTCAACCACGCCGACAAGTGGGCCTTCACCACACCGTTCGTCTGTGGCGCGACCAATCTGGGCGAGGCCCTGCGCCGGATCGCCGAGGGCGCGGCCATGATCCGCTCCAAGGGCGAGGCCGGCACCGGCAACGTCGTCGAGGCCGTGCGCCACCTGCGCCAGATCAAGAACGAGATCGCCAGGCTGCGCGGCTACGACAACAACGAGCTGTACGCCGCCGCGAAGGAACTGCGCGCCCCGTACGAGATCGTCGAGGAGGTCGCCGTGCTCGGCAAACTGCCCGTCGTGCTGTTCTCCGCGGGCGGCGTGGCCACCCCGGCGGACGCCGCGCTGATGCGCCAGCTCGGCGCCGAGGGCGTCTTCGTCGGCTCCGGAATCTTCAAGTCCGGCGACCCCGCCAAGCGCGCCGCCGCCATCGTCAAGGCCACCACCTTCTACGACGACCCCAAGATCGTCGCGGACGCCTCGCGCAACCTCGGCGAGGCCATGGTCGGCATCAACATCGACACCCTGCCCGAGTCCGAGCACTACGCGAACCGTGGCTGGTGA
- a CDS encoding glycosyltransferase family 4 protein, producing the protein MKIGIVCPYSWDVPGGVQFHIRDLADHLIRLGHEVSVLAPADDDTPLPPFVVSAGRAVPVPYNGSVARLNFGFLAAARVRRWLHDGTFDVIHIHEPTAPSLGLLTCWAAQGPIVATFHTSNPRSRVMLAAYPILQPALEKISARIAVSEYARRTLVEHLGGDAVVIPNGVDVGFFSDAEVNPEWRGGTIGFIGRIDEPRKGLPVLMKALPTILEAFPRTRLLVAGRGDEKEAVEALPKKMRERVEFLGMVSDEDKARLLRSVDVYVAPNTGGESFGIILVEAMSAGAAVLASDLDAFAQVLDQGEAGELFANEDADALAEAAIRLLGDPERRDELRRRGSAHVRRFDWSTVGADILAVYETVTDGAASVATDERVGLRARFGLATRD; encoded by the coding sequence GTGAAGATCGGCATCGTCTGCCCGTACTCCTGGGACGTACCGGGCGGAGTGCAGTTCCACATCAGGGATCTCGCGGACCATCTGATCCGCCTCGGCCACGAGGTCTCGGTGCTCGCGCCCGCCGACGACGACACACCGCTCCCGCCGTTCGTGGTGTCCGCCGGGCGGGCCGTACCCGTCCCGTACAACGGCTCCGTCGCCCGGCTCAACTTCGGCTTCCTGGCCGCCGCCCGGGTACGGCGCTGGCTGCACGACGGCACCTTCGACGTCATCCACATCCACGAGCCCACGGCGCCCTCGCTCGGACTGCTCACCTGCTGGGCGGCGCAGGGTCCGATCGTCGCGACGTTCCACACGTCGAACCCGCGCTCGCGCGTGATGCTCGCCGCGTATCCGATCCTCCAGCCGGCGCTGGAGAAGATAAGCGCGCGGATCGCCGTCAGCGAGTACGCGCGGCGCACGCTGGTCGAGCACCTGGGCGGCGACGCCGTCGTCATCCCCAACGGTGTCGACGTCGGCTTCTTCTCCGACGCCGAGGTCAACCCCGAGTGGCGGGGCGGCACGATCGGCTTCATCGGGCGCATCGACGAACCCCGCAAGGGGCTGCCCGTCCTGATGAAGGCCCTGCCGACGATCCTCGAAGCCTTCCCGCGGACCAGACTGCTGGTCGCCGGACGCGGTGACGAGAAGGAAGCCGTTGAGGCGCTTCCCAAGAAGATGCGTGAGCGCGTCGAATTCCTCGGCATGGTGAGCGACGAGGACAAGGCGCGGCTGCTGCGCAGTGTCGACGTGTACGTGGCGCCCAACACCGGGGGCGAGAGCTTCGGCATCATCCTGGTCGAGGCGATGTCGGCGGGCGCCGCGGTGCTGGCGAGCGACCTGGACGCGTTCGCGCAGGTACTGGACCAGGGCGAGGCGGGCGAACTGTTCGCCAACGAGGACGCGGACGCGCTGGCCGAGGCGGCGATACGGCTCCTGGGGGACCCGGAGCGCCGCGACGAGCTGCGCCGGCGCGGGAGCGCGCACGTGCGGCGCTTCGACTGGTCGACGGTGGGCGCGGACATCCTGGCGGTCTACGAGACGGTGACCGACGGGGCGGCGTCGGTGGCCACCGACGAACGCGTGGGCCTGCGGGCCCGCTTCGGCCTGGCGACCCGCGACTGA
- a CDS encoding phosphatidylinositol mannoside acyltransferase — translation MSGAQDRIVDALYGLGWSTVKKLPEPAANALGRTIADTVWKRRGTGVLRLEANLARVEPGAGPERLAELSKAGMRSYMRYWMESFRLPVWSAERVRDSVEIKDIHLLNEGLESGRGVVLALPHLANWDLAGAWLTRGMGVAFTTVVERLKPESLFDRFVEYRESLGMEVLPHTGGSAFGTLARRLRAGGLVCLVADRDLSASGVEVTFFGEKTRMPAGPAMLAQQTGALLFPVTLNFDGPKLMRGRVYPAVEVPETGKRAEKSSVMTQALADKFAVGIAEHPEDWHMLQRLWLADLEPRTGDSAGEAGSAEGAGTAGSTERAGGTG, via the coding sequence ATGAGCGGCGCGCAGGACCGGATCGTCGACGCGCTGTACGGGCTCGGCTGGAGCACCGTCAAGAAGCTCCCCGAACCGGCGGCCAACGCACTCGGCAGGACCATCGCCGACACCGTGTGGAAGCGGCGCGGCACGGGTGTGCTGCGGCTCGAAGCGAATCTGGCCCGCGTGGAGCCCGGCGCGGGCCCCGAGCGCCTGGCGGAGCTGTCGAAGGCCGGCATGCGCTCGTACATGCGGTACTGGATGGAGTCGTTCCGGCTGCCCGTCTGGAGCGCGGAGCGGGTACGCGACAGCGTCGAGATCAAGGACATACACCTCCTCAACGAGGGCCTGGAGAGCGGGCGGGGCGTCGTCCTCGCGCTGCCTCACCTCGCCAACTGGGATCTGGCGGGCGCCTGGCTGACCCGGGGGATGGGCGTTGCGTTCACGACCGTCGTGGAACGGCTGAAGCCCGAATCACTCTTCGACCGCTTCGTCGAATACCGCGAGAGCCTCGGTATGGAGGTGCTGCCGCACACCGGCGGCAGCGCCTTCGGGACACTCGCCAGGCGGCTGCGGGCCGGTGGCCTGGTCTGTCTGGTCGCCGACCGCGATCTGTCCGCGTCGGGCGTCGAGGTGACGTTCTTCGGTGAGAAGACACGGATGCCGGCCGGGCCGGCGATGCTGGCCCAGCAGACCGGGGCACTGCTGTTCCCCGTGACGCTCAACTTCGACGGGCCCAAGCTCATGCGCGGGCGGGTGTATCCGGCCGTCGAGGTGCCGGAGACAGGCAAACGGGCCGAAAAGTCGTCTGTGATGACACAGGCCCTGGCGGACAAGTTCGCCGTCGGCATCGCCGAGCACCCGGAGGACTGGCACATGCTGCAACGTCTGTGGCTCGCGGACCTCGAACCGCGTACCGGCGACAGCGCCGGAGAGGCCGGAAGCGCCGAAGGCGCCGGGACCGCGGGGAGCACCGAGCGCGCCGGGGGGACCGGGTGA
- the pgsA gene encoding phosphatidylinositol phosphate synthase — protein sequence MLNKYARAFFTRVLTPFAAFLLRRGVSPDAVTLIGTAGVMAGALFFFPRGEFFWGTIVITLFVFSDLVDGNMARQAGISSRWGAFLDSTLDRVADSAVFGGFALWYAGTGDNNVLCAVSIFCLASGQVVSYTKARGESIGLPVAVNGLIERAERLVISLVAAGLAGLHAFGVPGIDILLPIALWVVAVGSLVTLGQRVVTVRRESAEADAASATESAS from the coding sequence ATGCTGAACAAGTACGCGCGTGCATTCTTTACGCGTGTCCTCACTCCGTTCGCCGCGTTTCTGCTCCGCCGGGGGGTGAGCCCCGACGCTGTGACGCTCATCGGTACGGCGGGAGTGATGGCCGGAGCGCTGTTCTTCTTCCCCCGCGGAGAGTTCTTCTGGGGCACCATCGTCATCACGCTCTTCGTCTTCTCCGACCTCGTCGACGGCAACATGGCGCGGCAGGCCGGGATCTCCAGCCGGTGGGGAGCCTTCCTGGACTCCACGCTCGACCGCGTCGCCGACAGCGCGGTCTTCGGCGGATTCGCGCTCTGGTACGCGGGGACCGGCGACAACAACGTGCTGTGCGCGGTGTCGATCTTCTGCCTGGCGAGCGGCCAGGTCGTCTCGTACACGAAGGCCCGCGGCGAGTCCATCGGACTGCCCGTGGCGGTCAACGGACTCATCGAGCGCGCCGAGCGGCTGGTCATCTCGCTGGTGGCGGCGGGGCTCGCGGGGCTCCACGCGTTCGGCGTGCCCGGCATCGACATCCTGCTGCCGATCGCGCTGTGGGTGGTGGCCGTGGGCAGTCTGGTGACCCTCGGACAGCGCGTGGTGACCGTACGGCGGGAGTCCGCCGAGGCGGACGCCGCCAGTGCGACCGAGTCCGCTTCATGA
- a CDS encoding elongation factor G-like protein EF-G2, with protein MGDKANGHPGAAGRATTVDRPSSVRNVVLVGHSGSGKTTLVEALALTAGALTRAGRVEDGGTVSDHDEIEHRQQRSVQLSLVPLEWGGYKINLLDTPGYADFVGELRAGLRAADAALFVVSAAQEAEAVAGATRAVWEECAAVGMPRAIVVTHLETARVGFDELTRVCGRIFGGDDPDAVLPLYQPVYGPEGPDGHAPVTGLTGLLSRRVHDYSCGTREELAPDPARLPLIDEARDRLIEGIIAESEDETLMDHYLGGGEVDERTLVDDLEKAVARGVFHPVLAAAPAADGARQGLGTVELLELITGGFPTPLERPAPEVTTPQGSARPRPVCDPSGPLVAEVVKTASDPYVGRLSLVRVFSGTLRPDETVHVSGHGLTDRGHEDHDVEIRVGALSAPFGKQQRALGSCIAGDLACVAKLSCAETGDTLSAKDDPLLMRPWAMPDPLLPLAVEAHSTSDEDKLSQGLARLAAEDPTMRLEQNQATRQVVLWCLGEAHMDVALERLRHRYGVQVDVVPHKVALRETFGERAVGRGRHVKQSGGHGQFAICEIEVEPLPAGSGVEFVDKVVGGAVPRQFVPSVEKGVRAQAARGGAAGHPLVDVRVTLVDGKAHSVDSSDAAFQTAGALALREASADARIELLEPVAVVEVVVPDEYVGPVMSDLSGRRGRVVGTDRAGQGRTAVRAEVPEIEIGRYAIDLRSVSHGTGRFSRSYARHEAMPLHLAGRFRASAGAAVGA; from the coding sequence ATGGGCGACAAGGCGAACGGGCATCCCGGGGCCGCCGGAAGGGCGACGACGGTCGACCGGCCCTCCTCCGTGAGGAACGTGGTGCTGGTCGGCCACAGCGGATCCGGCAAGACCACTCTCGTCGAGGCCCTGGCGCTGACCGCCGGGGCGCTCACGCGGGCGGGCCGCGTGGAGGACGGCGGCACGGTCTCGGACCACGACGAGATCGAGCACCGGCAGCAGCGCTCCGTACAGCTCTCCCTCGTCCCGCTGGAGTGGGGCGGGTACAAGATCAATCTGCTGGACACCCCGGGATACGCGGATTTCGTCGGGGAGCTGAGGGCCGGTCTGCGCGCGGCGGACGCGGCCCTCTTCGTCGTCTCGGCCGCCCAGGAGGCGGAGGCGGTGGCCGGCGCCACCCGCGCGGTGTGGGAGGAGTGCGCCGCCGTCGGCATGCCGCGCGCGATCGTCGTGACCCATCTGGAGACCGCCCGCGTGGGCTTCGACGAGCTGACCCGGGTCTGCGGCCGGATCTTCGGCGGCGACGACCCCGACGCCGTCCTGCCTCTCTACCAGCCGGTGTACGGCCCCGAGGGCCCCGACGGGCACGCGCCGGTCACCGGGCTCACCGGACTGCTCTCGCGGCGCGTCCACGACTACTCCTGCGGCACCCGCGAGGAGCTGGCGCCCGATCCCGCCCGGCTGCCGCTCATCGACGAGGCCCGTGACCGGCTGATCGAGGGGATCATCGCCGAGAGCGAGGACGAGACACTCATGGACCACTATCTGGGCGGCGGCGAGGTCGACGAGCGGACCCTCGTGGACGATCTGGAGAAGGCCGTCGCCCGCGGTGTCTTCCATCCCGTCCTCGCGGCGGCGCCCGCCGCCGACGGTGCCCGTCAGGGCCTCGGCACGGTCGAGCTGCTGGAGCTGATCACCGGTGGCTTCCCCACCCCGCTGGAGCGCCCGGCCCCCGAGGTGACCACCCCGCAGGGCTCGGCACGCCCGCGCCCGGTCTGCGACCCGAGCGGTCCGCTGGTCGCCGAGGTGGTGAAGACGGCGTCGGACCCCTACGTCGGCCGGCTCTCCCTCGTGCGGGTCTTCTCCGGCACCCTGCGGCCCGACGAGACGGTGCACGTCTCCGGGCACGGTCTCACCGACCGGGGCCACGAGGACCACGACGTGGAGATACGGGTCGGCGCGCTGTCGGCGCCCTTCGGCAAGCAGCAACGCGCACTGGGCAGTTGTATCGCGGGCGATCTGGCGTGTGTGGCGAAGCTGTCGTGCGCCGAGACCGGCGACACGCTCTCCGCCAAGGACGATCCGCTGCTGATGAGGCCCTGGGCCATGCCCGACCCGCTGCTGCCGCTCGCCGTGGAGGCGCACAGCACGTCGGACGAGGACAAGCTGTCGCAGGGGCTCGCGCGGCTGGCCGCCGAGGATCCGACGATGCGTCTGGAGCAGAATCAGGCCACCCGCCAGGTCGTGCTGTGGTGCCTCGGCGAGGCGCACATGGACGTGGCCCTGGAGCGGCTGCGCCACCGCTACGGCGTCCAGGTGGACGTCGTACCGCACAAGGTGGCCCTGCGTGAGACCTTCGGCGAGCGGGCGGTTGGGCGCGGCCGGCACGTCAAACAGTCCGGCGGCCACGGTCAGTTCGCGATCTGCGAGATCGAGGTCGAACCGCTGCCCGCCGGGTCCGGCGTCGAGTTCGTCGACAAGGTCGTCGGCGGTGCGGTGCCCCGGCAGTTCGTCCCCTCCGTGGAGAAGGGCGTGCGGGCGCAGGCCGCGCGCGGTGGCGCGGCCGGGCATCCGCTGGTCGACGTACGGGTGACGCTGGTCGACGGCAAGGCGCACTCGGTGGACTCCTCCGACGCCGCTTTCCAGACGGCGGGAGCGCTGGCCCTGCGCGAGGCGTCCGCGGACGCCCGTATCGAACTGCTGGAGCCGGTCGCCGTGGTGGAGGTGGTGGTCCCCGACGAGTACGTGGGCCCCGTGATGAGCGATCTGTCGGGGCGGCGCGGCCGGGTGGTCGGCACCGATCGGGCCGGGCAGGGGCGGACGGCCGTACGGGCCGAGGTGCCGGAGATCGAGATCGGCCGGTACGCGATCGACCTGCGGTCGGTGTCGCACGGCACGGGACGGTTCAGCCGCTCGTACGCCCGGCACGAGGCGATGCCGCTCCACCTGGCCGGCCGGTTCCGCGCGAGCGCCGGAGCCGCCGTGGGGGCGTGA
- a CDS encoding HIT domain-containing protein: MLHSMTSEPEQQIGVGTQDAFQRLWTPHRMAYIQGENKPTGPNADDGCPFCSIPRKSDEDGLVIARGESVYAVLNLYPYNGGHLMVVPFRHVADYTELDADETVELAAFTKRAMTALRTASGAHGFNIGMNQGTVAGAGIAAHLHQHVVPRWGGDANFMPVVAHTRVLPQLLADTRVMLADAWPAPGSSS, encoded by the coding sequence ATGCTTCACAGCATGACGAGCGAGCCGGAGCAGCAGATCGGAGTGGGTACCCAGGACGCGTTCCAGCGCCTGTGGACGCCCCACCGGATGGCCTACATCCAGGGCGAGAACAAGCCCACCGGTCCGAACGCGGACGACGGCTGTCCCTTCTGCTCCATCCCGCGCAAGTCCGACGAGGACGGGCTCGTCATCGCCCGAGGCGAGTCGGTCTACGCGGTGCTGAACCTCTATCCGTACAACGGCGGCCACCTCATGGTCGTACCGTTCCGGCACGTCGCCGACTACACGGAGCTGGACGCGGACGAGACCGTCGAACTGGCCGCGTTCACCAAGCGGGCGATGACCGCGCTGCGTACGGCGTCCGGGGCGCACGGCTTCAACATCGGCATGAACCAGGGCACCGTGGCGGGAGCGGGCATCGCCGCCCATCTGCACCAGCACGTCGTGCCTCGCTGGGGCGGCGACGCCAACTTCATGCCCGTCGTCGCCCACACGCGGGTACTGCCCCAACTGCTCGCCGACACACGGGTGATGCTGGCGGACGCCTGGCCGGCGCCGGGCTCCTCCTCGTAA
- a CDS encoding potassium channel family protein has protein sequence MRVRNRPERLRDWERGAELPMLVGSPLFLACYAVCVLNQSSNPVVRDVALSVLVTVWALFAVDYGVRLVLSGQGAHFVTKHWLDTVVLLLPLLRPVRIVNTYVALQRRRDQPRLSLYGRVMAYAGVTAALLSFAAALAVYQQERGAPGATIRTFGDSVWWACSAITTVGYGDVTPVTPLGRLFAVCLMLCGLALLGAVTGSFSSWLIQVFGREDRATGAERGSPPPDDVPPPPPAG, from the coding sequence ATGCGTGTCCGGAACCGACCCGAGCGGCTGCGCGACTGGGAGCGGGGCGCCGAACTGCCGATGCTCGTCGGCTCGCCGCTCTTCCTCGCCTGTTACGCGGTGTGCGTGCTGAACCAGAGCAGCAACCCCGTCGTGCGCGACGTGGCGCTGTCCGTCCTGGTCACCGTCTGGGCGCTGTTCGCGGTGGACTACGGGGTACGGCTGGTCCTGAGCGGTCAGGGGGCGCACTTCGTCACGAAGCACTGGCTGGACACGGTCGTGCTGCTGCTGCCGCTGCTGCGTCCGGTGCGGATCGTGAACACGTACGTGGCGCTCCAGCGCCGCCGCGACCAGCCCCGGCTGAGCCTGTACGGACGGGTGATGGCGTACGCGGGGGTGACGGCGGCCCTGCTGAGTTTCGCCGCGGCGCTCGCGGTCTACCAGCAGGAGCGCGGGGCGCCGGGGGCCACCATCCGGACCTTCGGGGACTCGGTGTGGTGGGCCTGCTCGGCGATCACCACGGTCGGGTACGGCGACGTCACCCCGGTGACGCCGCTCGGCCGGCTCTTCGCGGTCTGTCTGATGCTCTGCGGTCTGGCGCTGCTGGGCGCGGTCACCGGCTCGTTCTCCTCCTGGCTGATCCAGGTCTTCGGCCGGGAGGACCGGGCGACCGGGGCGGAGCGTGGCAGCCCGCCCCCGGACGACGTACCGCCACCGCCCCCGGCAGGCTGA
- the thrS gene encoding threonine--tRNA ligase: MSDVRVTIERDSEREERVVTTGTTAADLFPGERTVIAARVGGELKDLSHEVADGDSVEPVEMSSQDGLDILRHSTAHVMAQAVQELFPEAKLGIGPPIKDGFYYDFDVAEPFTPDDIKRVEKKMQEIQKRGQRFSRRVTTDEDARIELADEPYKIELIGLKGSAADAAEGASAEVGGGELTIYDNLDAKTGELCWKDLCRGPHLPTTRNIPAFKLMRSAAAYWRGSEKNPQLQRIYGTAWPSKDELKAHLDFLAEAERRDHRRLGSELDLFSFPDELGSGLAVFHPKGGVIRKEMEQYSRHRHEVSGYEFVNTPHISKKKLFETSGHLPHYAEGMFPPMEFDGQDYYLKAMNCPMHNLIFKARGRSYRELPLRLFEFGTVYRYEKSGVVHGLTRSRGFTQDDAHIYCTKEEMAQELDSLLTFVLELLRDYGLSDFELELSTRDPESDKFMGEDAEWEEATAALQEAADKQGLPLVPDPGGAAYYGPKISVQAKDAIGRSWQMSTIQVDFQQPKRFELEYTAPDGSKQQPVMIHRALFGSIERFFAVLLEHYAGAFPAWLAPVQAVGIPIGDAHVPYLQEFAARAKAKGLRVEVDASADRMQKKIRNHQKAKTPFMIIAGDEDVANGAVSFRYRDGTQKNGIPADEALAELLDVVERRVQV, from the coding sequence GTGTCAGATGTCCGCGTGACCATTGAACGCGATTCCGAGCGGGAAGAGCGCGTGGTGACGACGGGCACTACGGCGGCCGACCTCTTCCCCGGCGAGCGCACCGTGATCGCCGCCCGGGTGGGCGGCGAGCTGAAGGACCTCAGCCACGAGGTCGCCGACGGCGACAGCGTCGAGCCTGTGGAGATGTCCTCGCAGGACGGCCTGGACATCCTGCGCCACTCCACCGCGCACGTGATGGCCCAGGCCGTGCAGGAGCTGTTCCCCGAGGCGAAGCTCGGTATCGGTCCGCCGATCAAGGACGGTTTCTACTACGACTTCGACGTCGCCGAGCCCTTCACCCCCGACGACATCAAGCGCGTCGAGAAGAAGATGCAGGAGATCCAGAAGCGCGGCCAGCGGTTCTCCCGGCGGGTCACCACCGACGAGGACGCGCGGATCGAGCTGGCCGACGAGCCGTACAAGATCGAGCTGATCGGGCTCAAGGGCAGCGCCGCGGACGCCGCCGAGGGCGCGTCGGCCGAGGTCGGTGGCGGTGAGCTGACCATCTACGACAACCTCGACGCCAAGACCGGCGAGCTGTGCTGGAAGGACCTGTGCCGGGGCCCGCACCTGCCCACCACCCGCAACATCCCGGCCTTCAAGCTGATGCGCTCCGCCGCCGCCTACTGGCGCGGCAGTGAGAAGAACCCGCAGCTCCAGCGGATCTACGGCACCGCCTGGCCGTCCAAGGACGAGCTGAAGGCCCACCTCGACTTCCTCGCCGAGGCCGAGCGCCGCGACCACCGCAGGCTGGGCAGCGAGCTGGACCTGTTCTCCTTCCCCGACGAGCTGGGCTCCGGTCTCGCGGTCTTCCACCCCAAGGGCGGGGTGATCCGCAAGGAGATGGAGCAGTACTCGCGCCACCGCCACGAGGTGTCCGGGTACGAGTTCGTCAACACCCCGCACATCTCCAAGAAGAAGCTCTTCGAGACCTCGGGACACCTGCCGCACTACGCGGAGGGCATGTTCCCGCCCATGGAGTTCGACGGCCAGGACTACTACCTCAAGGCCATGAACTGCCCGATGCACAACCTGATCTTCAAGGCGCGCGGGCGGTCCTACCGGGAGCTGCCGCTGCGCCTGTTCGAGTTCGGCACGGTCTACCGCTACGAGAAGTCCGGCGTCGTGCACGGCCTCACCCGCTCACGCGGCTTCACCCAGGACGACGCGCACATCTACTGCACCAAGGAGGAGATGGCGCAGGAGCTGGACTCCCTCCTCACCTTCGTGCTGGAGCTGCTGCGGGACTACGGCCTGTCCGACTTCGAGCTGGAGCTGTCCACCCGCGACCCGGAGTCCGACAAGTTCATGGGCGAGGACGCGGAGTGGGAGGAGGCCACCGCGGCGCTCCAGGAGGCCGCCGACAAGCAGGGGCTGCCGCTGGTCCCGGACCCGGGCGGCGCCGCGTACTACGGACCCAAGATCTCCGTACAGGCCAAGGACGCCATCGGCCGGTCCTGGCAGATGTCCACCATCCAGGTCGACTTCCAGCAGCCGAAGCGCTTCGAGCTGGAGTACACCGCGCCGGACGGCTCCAAGCAGCAGCCCGTCATGATCCACCGGGCGCTGTTCGGCTCGATCGAGCGCTTCTTCGCCGTACTCCTGGAGCACTACGCGGGCGCGTTCCCGGCCTGGCTGGCGCCCGTGCAGGCGGTCGGCATCCCGATCGGCGACGCGCACGTTCCCTACCTCCAGGAGTTCGCCGCGCGGGCGAAGGCCAAGGGGCTGCGGGTCGAGGTGGACGCGTCGGCGGACCGGATGCAGAAGAAGATCCGCAACCACCAGAAGGCCAAGACGCCCTTCATGATCATCGCCGGTGACGAGGACGTCGCCAACGGCGCCGTGTCCTTCCGCTACCGGGACGGCACGCAGAAGAACGGCATCCCCGCCGACGAGGCCCTGGCCGAGCTGCTGGACGTCGTGGAGCGCCGCGTACAGGTCTGA